Part of the Halodesulfurarchaeum formicicum genome is shown below.
GTGCCGATTTCGGCAGGCGTTCCCCAGAGTGCGAGATACCGAACGCGGTCGACACCAGGCGAGTGGAAGAGCGTTTCAGGCGTCGTACTTCCACTCTCGAGTCCGATCAACGAGAGCAAGTCGGTGATCGAAACTGGATCTCGGTGTTCGGTCTCGTACGAGCCGAGATCGGCTTTCTCAGCAGCCGCCTGAATCGCAGTCTCGAGGCCACCGATTCTGTCGGCATAGCCGTTTTCGACCGCCTCGGCCCCGGTGTATATCTTCGCCTGTGCGACTTCGGTTCGGGAGAGTGTAATCTCTTCACCCCGTTCGTTCATGACCGTGCTCACGAAGGACCGTTTGAGCGTCTCAAGTTGCGCCTGGTACTCGTCGATCGTGGCCCCGGACGCTTTGTCGGGCCCGGAGGTCATGGAGGCCGGCACGCCCTCGCTATCCGCATACGAGGCGATGACGCCGACGTGGCCGACCATCGAACTCGGCTGGGCGTAAATCGTGTCACTCGGGAGTATTGTGTAGTAGGCTCCCGACGCGGCCATTGAGCGGACGCTCGTCACGACGGGCTTCTCTTGG
Proteins encoded:
- a CDS encoding S49 family peptidase, whose protein sequence is MSNRIDDFVRELLSSYAVLAIIGILVGAILIPPGLGAVAGADGTVAVVTIDESITGATADTTAQELRDVREDDSIDAVVLRVDSGGGAVTGSETQYRAVKRLAQEKPVVTSVRSMAASGAYYTILPSDTIYAQPSSMVGHVGVIASYADSEGVPASMTSGPDKASGATIDEYQAQLETLKRSFVSTVMNERGEEITLSRTEVAQAKIYTGAEAVENGYADRIGGLETAIQAAAEKADLGSYETEHRDPVSITDLLSLIGLESGSTTPETLFHSPGVDRVRYLALWGTPAEIGTNSTEVTTYAG